A part of Brassica rapa cultivar Chiifu-401-42 chromosome A05, CAAS_Brap_v3.01, whole genome shotgun sequence genomic DNA contains:
- the LOC103874754 gene encoding protein LOL1 isoform X2: MPVPLAPYPTPPATPLAPAYTPPSPANGSTGGQSQLVCSGCRNLLMYPVGATSVCCAVCNAVTAVPPPGTEMAQLVCGGCHTLLMYIRGATSVQCSCCHTVNLALEANQVAHVNCGSCKMLLMYQYGARSVKCAVCSFITSVGGSTSTTDQKLNN; this comes from the exons ATGCCAGTCCCCCTTGCACCATATCCAACACCTCCGGCGACGCCACTGGCTCCAGCATATACTCCTCCGTCGCCTGCAAATG GTAGTACAGGTGGACAGAGCCAGTTAGTGTGTTCAGGTTGCAGAAACCTTCTGATGTATCCGGTCGGAGCAACCTCTGTCTGTTGTGCCGTCTGTAACGCCGTCACGGCCGTTCCTCCGCCGG GAACGGAGATGGCTCAGTTAGTGTGTGGAGGATGCCATACACTTTTAATGTACATTCGTGGAGCTACAAGTGTTCAATGTTCTTGCTGTCACACCGTTAATCTTGCCCTGGAAG CGAATCAGGTAGCGCATGTGAACTGCGGAAGCTGCAAGATGCTACTAATGTATCAATATGGAGCAAGATCTGTGAAATGTGCCGTTTGTAGCTTTATCACATCTGTTGGG GGTTCGACGAGCACGACTGATCAGAAGCTAAACAATTAA
- the LOC103874754 gene encoding protein LOL1 isoform X1 has product MPVPLAPYPTPPATPLAPAYTPPSPANGSTGGQSQLVCSGCRNLLMYPVGATSVCCAVCNAVTAVPPPGTEMAQLVCGGCHTLLMYIRGATSVQCSCCHTVNLALEANQVAHVNCGSCKMLLMYQYGARSVKCAVCSFITSVGVNISYLHKKGKHGF; this is encoded by the exons ATGCCAGTCCCCCTTGCACCATATCCAACACCTCCGGCGACGCCACTGGCTCCAGCATATACTCCTCCGTCGCCTGCAAATG GTAGTACAGGTGGACAGAGCCAGTTAGTGTGTTCAGGTTGCAGAAACCTTCTGATGTATCCGGTCGGAGCAACCTCTGTCTGTTGTGCCGTCTGTAACGCCGTCACGGCCGTTCCTCCGCCGG GAACGGAGATGGCTCAGTTAGTGTGTGGAGGATGCCATACACTTTTAATGTACATTCGTGGAGCTACAAGTGTTCAATGTTCTTGCTGTCACACCGTTAATCTTGCCCTGGAAG CGAATCAGGTAGCGCATGTGAACTGCGGAAGCTGCAAGATGCTACTAATGTATCAATATGGAGCAAGATCTGTGAAATGTGCCGTTTGTAGCTTTATCACATCTGTTGGGGTAAATATTAGTTATCTTCATAAAAAGGGAAAACATGGATTTTAA